A region of Streptomyces cinnamoneus DNA encodes the following proteins:
- the tesB gene encoding acyl-CoA thioesterase II, with translation MTEPSTPLDDLLGLLDLEQIEQDIFRGTTDRPILVPRVFGGQVAAQALVAAGRTVPDDRAAHSLHSYFLRPGDPAVPIVYTVDRIRDGRSFTTRRVVAVQHGQPIFHLSASFQTYEEGLEHQEPMPAAPDPASLPTAAETLGAHAGLLGGPDVVRRILEAREAVDLRYVDGPPFASVGEPREPKSQVWFRTNGKLADDPMLHVCLATYVSDMTLLDSVLLAHGRGGWAVGDVVGASLDHAMWFHRPFRADEWLLYDQESPTAQGGRGLARGRIFTQDGRLAVSVIQEGLVRIPQG, from the coding sequence ATGACCGAGCCCTCCACACCCCTCGACGACCTCCTCGGCCTGCTGGACCTCGAGCAGATCGAGCAGGACATCTTCCGGGGCACCACCGACCGCCCCATCCTCGTGCCGCGCGTCTTCGGCGGCCAGGTCGCCGCGCAGGCCCTCGTCGCCGCGGGGCGCACGGTTCCGGACGACCGGGCGGCGCACTCGCTGCACTCCTACTTCCTTCGCCCCGGCGACCCTGCCGTGCCCATCGTCTACACCGTCGACCGCATCCGCGACGGGCGCTCCTTCACCACGCGCCGCGTGGTCGCGGTCCAGCACGGCCAGCCCATCTTCCACCTGTCCGCCTCCTTCCAGACGTACGAGGAGGGCCTGGAGCACCAGGAGCCGATGCCGGCCGCCCCGGACCCGGCGTCGCTGCCGACCGCCGCCGAGACGCTCGGCGCCCACGCCGGGCTGCTGGGCGGCCCCGACGTCGTCCGGCGGATCCTGGAGGCGCGCGAGGCGGTGGACCTGCGCTACGTCGACGGGCCGCCGTTCGCCAGCGTGGGCGAGCCCCGCGAGCCGAAGTCGCAGGTCTGGTTCCGGACGAACGGCAAACTGGCCGACGATCCGATGCTGCACGTCTGTCTGGCCACGTACGTCTCGGACATGACGCTCCTGGACTCCGTGCTGCTCGCCCACGGGCGCGGCGGCTGGGCGGTGGGGGACGTGGTCGGCGCGAGCCTGGACCACGCGATGTGGTTCCACCGCCCCTTCCGGGCCGACGAATGGCTGCTCTACGACCAGGAGAGCCCCACGGCGCAGGGCGGCCGGGGCCTGGCCCGCGGGCGGATCTTCACGCAGGACGGGCGGCTGGCGGTGTCGGTCATCCAGGAGGGACTGGTGCGGATACCGCAGGGCTGA
- a CDS encoding IS701 family transposase yields the protein MRAGELAAVRGRLEEFVSDVFAPLVRRDQRAKGGLYLRGLLLDGRRKSMQPMAERLGVDHQQLQQFMTSSTWQVEQVRARLAWRAVAVVRPQVWVVDDTGFPKDGRFSPGVARQYSGTLGKVGNCQIGVSVHAASGEASCPLSWRLFLPAAWDGPDAQVRRQACRIPGSERHRAKWQLALDMLDELAGCGLRPAALVADTGYGANADFRHGLDERGLAWVLQVKGEMTAHGQDAVPHQREYGGLGPRPLPRYRTRPVSLREHVLAAGRSRGRTVTWRKGSKAAMSSHFVFLRVRLAGRRPKPAADGTIPLSWLIAQWPEGESEPVKYWISNLPADLPAKDLIRLAKARWRIEHDYRELKTALGLDHFEGRSFAGWHRHVTLVTAAHLFLTEQRTHPKAPARA from the coding sequence ATGAGGGCTGGGGAGCTTGCCGCGGTGCGGGGCCGGTTAGAGGAGTTCGTGTCGGATGTGTTCGCGCCGTTGGTGCGGCGGGATCAGCGGGCGAAGGGCGGGTTGTATCTGCGGGGGCTGCTGCTGGACGGCCGCAGGAAGTCGATGCAGCCGATGGCTGAGCGGCTTGGTGTCGATCATCAGCAGCTGCAGCAGTTCATGACGTCTTCGACCTGGCAGGTCGAGCAGGTGCGGGCCCGGCTGGCGTGGAGGGCTGTGGCCGTGGTCCGGCCGCAGGTATGGGTGGTGGACGACACCGGTTTCCCCAAGGACGGCCGTTTCTCGCCCGGGGTCGCCCGGCAGTACTCCGGCACTTTAGGCAAGGTCGGCAACTGCCAGATCGGTGTCAGCGTCCATGCCGCCTCCGGGGAGGCCTCGTGCCCGCTGTCCTGGCGCCTGTTCCTGCCCGCTGCCTGGGACGGTCCCGACGCGCAGGTCCGCAGGCAGGCCTGCCGGATCCCCGGCAGCGAGCGTCACCGGGCCAAGTGGCAGCTGGCCCTGGACATGCTCGACGAACTCGCCGGCTGCGGGCTGCGGCCTGCTGCCCTGGTCGCGGACACCGGCTACGGCGCGAACGCCGATTTCCGTCACGGTCTGGACGAACGCGGCCTGGCCTGGGTACTCCAGGTCAAGGGCGAGATGACCGCCCACGGCCAGGACGCGGTGCCGCACCAGCGTGAATACGGCGGGCTCGGCCCCAGGCCACTGCCCCGCTATCGCACCCGGCCGGTGTCATTGCGCGAGCATGTGCTGGCCGCAGGTCGCAGCCGTGGGCGGACCGTGACCTGGCGCAAGGGATCGAAAGCGGCAATGAGCTCGCATTTCGTGTTCCTGCGCGTCCGGCTCGCGGGCCGTCGCCCGAAGCCGGCTGCCGACGGCACCATCCCCTTGTCCTGGCTGATCGCCCAATGGCCCGAGGGCGAAAGCGAACCAGTGAAGTACTGGATCTCGAACCTGCCGGCCGACCTCCCCGCCAAGGATCTGATCCGTCTGGCGAAAGCCCGGTGGCGGATCGAGCATGACTACCGCGAGCTGAAAACAGCCCTGGGCCTGGACCACTTCGAGGGCCGCTCGTTCGCCGGCTGGCACCGGCACGTCACCCTCGTCACTGCCGCCCATCTGTTCCTGACCGAACAGCGGACACACCCAAAAGCCCCTGCCAGGGCCTGA
- a CDS encoding biotin carboxylase N-terminal domain-containing protein, whose translation MFETVLVANRGEIAVRVIRTLRALGIRSVAVFSDADADARHVREADTAVRIGPAAAVESYLSIPRLLDAAARSGAQAVHPGYGFLAENAAFARACAEAGLAFIGPPAPAIELMGDKIRAKETVRAAGVPVVPGSTGSGLSDAELAAAARAIGMPVLLKPSAGGGGKGMRLVRDEALLGEEIAAARREARGSFGDDTLLVERWVDRPRHIEIQVLADGHGHVVHLGERECSLQRRHQKIIEEAPSVLLDDATRAGMGEAAVQAARACGYAGAGTVEFIVPGGDPSSYYFMEMNTRLQVEHPVTELVTGLDLVEWQIRVAAGERLGVAQEDVTLTGHAVEARICAETARVSGDRVDFLPSAGTVRLLREPAGDGVRVDSGLSEGVEVGTSYDPMLAKVIAHGPDRATALRRLRAALAETTVLGVDTNVGFLRRLLAHPSVVSGDLDTGLVDRDAAALVPAEVPQEVYVAGGLLRQAELSPAPAPSRNEGHAPRPPAGWVDPFSVPSGWRLGGEAAWTAHHFRVPGHAPVTVHVRGAASEAEFRLTPSGEDVPAASGSARLLPSRRPGGPLPESAPPPGPGTGERATLELDGTTRTLTVAHAPDGAVWLAHDGDTWHLLPYDPVQAALTGGAAGAHAGTLTAPMPGTVTLVKAAVGDEVTAGQSLLVVEAMKMEHVISAPHAGTVTELDVTAGSTVAMDQVLAVVTPREES comes from the coding sequence ATGTTCGAGACTGTCCTTGTCGCCAACCGAGGCGAGATCGCCGTGCGGGTCATCCGCACGCTGCGCGCGCTCGGCATCCGTTCCGTCGCCGTGTTCAGCGACGCCGACGCGGACGCCCGGCACGTCCGCGAGGCCGACACCGCCGTCCGGATCGGCCCGGCGGCCGCCGTGGAGAGCTATCTGTCCATACCGCGCCTGCTGGACGCGGCCGCGCGTTCCGGTGCCCAGGCCGTGCACCCCGGCTACGGCTTCCTCGCCGAGAACGCCGCCTTCGCGCGTGCCTGCGCCGAGGCCGGGCTGGCCTTCATCGGCCCGCCCGCCCCGGCGATCGAGCTGATGGGCGACAAGATCCGCGCCAAGGAGACCGTGCGGGCCGCGGGCGTGCCGGTCGTGCCGGGCTCGACGGGCAGCGGCCTGAGCGACGCCGAGCTGGCCGCGGCGGCGCGCGCGATCGGGATGCCGGTGCTGCTGAAGCCGTCGGCCGGCGGCGGCGGCAAGGGCATGCGGCTCGTGCGGGACGAGGCGCTGCTGGGCGAGGAGATCGCGGCGGCGCGGCGCGAGGCGCGCGGCTCCTTCGGCGACGACACCCTGCTCGTCGAGCGCTGGGTCGACCGGCCCCGGCACATCGAGATCCAGGTCCTGGCGGACGGCCACGGCCACGTCGTCCACCTCGGCGAGCGCGAGTGCTCGCTGCAACGGCGGCACCAGAAGATCATCGAGGAGGCGCCGAGCGTCCTGCTGGACGACGCCACGCGCGCCGGCATGGGCGAGGCCGCCGTGCAGGCCGCCCGCGCCTGCGGCTACGCGGGAGCGGGGACGGTGGAGTTCATCGTCCCGGGCGGCGACCCCTCCTCGTACTACTTCATGGAGATGAACACCCGTCTCCAGGTCGAGCACCCGGTGACGGAGCTGGTCACGGGCCTGGACCTGGTCGAGTGGCAGATCCGCGTCGCCGCCGGCGAGCGACTGGGCGTCGCCCAGGAGGACGTGACCCTGACCGGCCACGCCGTGGAGGCGCGGATCTGCGCCGAGACGGCCCGCGTGAGCGGTGACCGCGTCGACTTCCTGCCGTCGGCGGGCACGGTGCGCCTGCTGCGCGAGCCGGCGGGAGACGGCGTCCGGGTGGACTCCGGCCTCTCGGAGGGCGTCGAGGTCGGCACCTCGTACGACCCGATGCTCGCGAAGGTGATCGCCCACGGACCGGACCGGGCCACGGCGCTGCGGCGGCTCAGGGCCGCCCTCGCGGAGACCACGGTCCTCGGCGTGGACACGAACGTGGGGTTCCTGCGGCGGCTGCTGGCCCACCCCTCCGTCGTGTCGGGCGACCTCGACACGGGCCTGGTCGACCGGGACGCGGCGGCGCTCGTTCCGGCGGAGGTGCCGCAGGAGGTGTACGTGGCGGGCGGGTTGCTGCGCCAGGCGGAGCTGTCCCCCGCTCCCGCCCCCTCCCGGAACGAGGGGCACGCCCCCCGGCCCCCGGCCGGGTGGGTGGACCCGTTCTCGGTGCCGAGCGGCTGGCGCCTCGGCGGTGAAGCCGCCTGGACGGCCCACCACTTCCGCGTCCCGGGCCACGCCCCGGTGACGGTCCACGTGCGCGGTGCCGCCTCCGAGGCGGAGTTCCGGCTGACGCCCTCGGGAGAGGACGTCCCCGCCGCCTCCGGCAGCGCGAGGTTGCTGCCCTCCCGGCGCCCCGGGGGCCCGCTCCCGGAATCCGCGCCGCCCCCAGGGCCCGGGACCGGCGAACGAGCCACCCTTGAGCTCGACGGCACCACCCGCACCCTCACCGTCGCCCACGCCCCCGACGGGGCCGTCTGGCTGGCCCACGACGGCGACACCTGGCACCTCCTGCCGTACGACCCCGTCCAGGCCGCCCTGACCGGCGGCGCCGCCGGCGCCCACGCCGGCACGCTCACCGCCCCCATGCCCGGCACCGTCACCCTCGTGAAGGCCGCCGTCGGGGACGAGGTCACCGCCGGCCAGAGCCTGCTCGTGGTGGAGGCGATGAAGATGGAGCACGTCATCTCCGCCCCGCACGCCGGCACGGTCACCGAGCTGGACGTGACCGCCGGCAGCACGGTCGCCATGGACCAGGTCCTCGCCGTCGTCACGCCCCGGGAGGAGTCATGA
- a CDS encoding DUF4429 domain-containing protein: MAEILQTDGTWVFDGDTIRIVPGRERGVHVLRQTLGELAVPLAAVAGLAFEPARRGGRLRLRLRGGADPLSQVTRGRLPESADPYQLTVDADRTGVAEYFVDEVRNALLLEQVPAGPTDRYLLPGPAVPISVGAGDGTASFDGERIRLEWNWKTEEGKKSSGTRLLPVTQVSGVEWQPAAGLENGYLRFTVPHAPTEAPPKHDPHAVELFGFKKDALMALVAAAVVARLPHPGAAPVAEPAPPGPLAALPAGRAPAAEAAHPAASAADDHDALLRRLRELGELHHSGVLTDEEFTAAKQAILKRF; encoded by the coding sequence ATGGCTGAGATCCTCCAGACGGACGGCACCTGGGTCTTCGACGGCGACACGATACGGATCGTGCCCGGCAGGGAGCGCGGGGTCCACGTGCTCCGGCAGACCCTTGGCGAGCTGGCGGTCCCGCTCGCGGCGGTGGCGGGCCTCGCCTTCGAGCCCGCCCGCCGCGGCGGCCGCCTCCGGCTGCGACTGCGCGGCGGCGCGGACCCGCTGTCCCAGGTGACCCGCGGCCGGCTGCCGGAGTCCGCCGACCCGTACCAGCTGACCGTCGACGCGGACCGCACGGGCGTGGCCGAGTACTTCGTCGACGAGGTGCGCAACGCCCTGCTGCTGGAGCAGGTCCCGGCCGGCCCCACCGACCGCTACCTGCTGCCGGGGCCGGCCGTGCCGATCTCGGTGGGCGCCGGCGACGGCACGGCCTCGTTCGACGGCGAGCGGATCCGGCTGGAGTGGAACTGGAAGACCGAGGAGGGCAAGAAGTCGTCGGGCACCCGGCTGCTCCCCGTGACCCAGGTCTCCGGCGTGGAGTGGCAGCCCGCCGCCGGGCTGGAGAACGGCTACCTCCGCTTCACCGTGCCCCATGCGCCGACCGAGGCCCCGCCCAAGCACGATCCGCACGCCGTGGAACTGTTCGGCTTCAAGAAGGACGCCCTGATGGCGCTGGTGGCCGCCGCCGTCGTGGCCCGGCTGCCCCACCCGGGCGCGGCCCCCGTCGCCGAGCCGGCGCCGCCCGGGCCGCTCGCCGCCCTCCCCGCGGGCCGGGCCCCCGCCGCCGAGGCCGCGCACCCGGCCGCCTCGGCCGCCGACGATCACGACGCCCTGCTGCGCCGGCTGCGCGAGCTGGGTGAGCTGCACCACTCCGGGGTCCTCACGGACGAGGAGTTCACCGCGGCAAAACAGGCCATCCTCAAGCGTTTCTAG
- a CDS encoding acyl-CoA dehydrogenase family protein has protein sequence MSLDHRLTPEHEELRRTVEEFAHDVVAPKIGDYYERHEFPYEIVREMGRMGLFGLPFPEEYGGMGGDYLALGLALEELARVDSSVAITLEAGVSLGAMPIFRFGTEEQKRQWLPKLCSGESLGAFGLTEPECGSDAGGTRTTARRDEATGEWVINGTKCFITNSGTDITGLVTVTAVTGRKEDGKPLISSIIVPSGTPGFTVAAPYSKVGWNASDTRELSFSDVRVPAANLLGEEGRGYAQFLRILDEGRVAISALATGLAQGCVDESVSYAGTRHAFGRPIGANQAIQFKIADMEMRAHTARVAWRDAASRLIHGEPFKKEAALAKLYSSEVAVTNAREATQIHGGYGFMNEYPVARMWRDSKILEIGEGTSEVQRMLIARELGLTD, from the coding sequence ATGTCGCTGGACCACCGCCTCACCCCCGAGCACGAGGAACTCCGCCGCACGGTCGAGGAGTTCGCGCACGACGTGGTCGCCCCCAAGATCGGCGACTACTACGAGCGCCATGAGTTCCCGTACGAGATCGTGCGGGAGATGGGCCGCATGGGGCTGTTCGGCCTGCCGTTCCCCGAGGAGTACGGCGGCATGGGCGGCGACTACCTGGCTCTCGGCCTGGCCCTCGAAGAGCTGGCCCGGGTGGACTCCTCCGTGGCCATCACCCTGGAAGCGGGCGTCTCCCTCGGCGCGATGCCGATCTTCCGCTTCGGCACCGAGGAGCAGAAGCGGCAGTGGCTGCCGAAGCTGTGCTCGGGCGAGTCGCTGGGCGCGTTCGGCCTGACGGAGCCGGAGTGCGGCTCGGACGCCGGCGGCACCCGCACCACCGCCCGCCGGGACGAGGCCACGGGCGAATGGGTCATCAACGGCACCAAGTGCTTCATCACCAACTCCGGCACCGACATCACCGGCCTGGTGACCGTCACCGCCGTCACCGGCCGCAAGGAGGACGGCAAGCCGCTGATCTCCTCGATCATCGTGCCGTCCGGCACGCCCGGCTTCACGGTGGCCGCCCCCTACTCCAAGGTCGGCTGGAACGCCTCGGACACCCGCGAGCTGTCCTTCTCCGACGTGCGGGTGCCGGCCGCCAACCTGCTGGGCGAGGAGGGCCGCGGCTACGCCCAGTTCCTGCGCATACTCGACGAGGGGCGCGTGGCGATCTCCGCGCTGGCCACCGGCCTGGCCCAGGGCTGCGTCGACGAGTCCGTCTCCTACGCCGGGACGCGCCATGCCTTCGGCCGGCCGATCGGCGCCAACCAGGCCATCCAGTTCAAGATCGCCGACATGGAGATGCGGGCGCACACGGCGCGCGTGGCCTGGCGGGACGCGGCCTCCCGGCTGATCCACGGCGAGCCCTTCAAGAAGGAGGCCGCGCTGGCGAAGCTCTACTCCTCCGAGGTGGCCGTCACCAACGCCCGCGAGGCCACCCAGATCCACGGCGGCTACGGCTTCATGAACGAGTACCCGGTCGCCCGCATGTGGCGCGACTCCAAGATCCTGGAGATCGGCGAGGGCACGAGCGAGGTGCAGCGCATGCTGATCGCCCGGGAGCTGGGGCTGACGGACTGA
- a CDS encoding hydroxymethylglutaryl-CoA lyase — protein sequence MSTGLPMTVPDPSLPARVRIHEVGPRDGLQNEKTVVPTEVKAEFVHRLAAAGLDTVEATSFVHPKWVPQLADAEQLMPMLGDVPARLPVLVPNQRGLDRALALGAREIAVFGSATEAFAKANLNRTVDESLAMFAPVVAAAREAGARVRGYLSMCFGDPWEGAVPIEQTVRVSRRLFDLGCDELSLGDTIGVATPGHVTALLTALNEAGVPTGRLAVHFHDTYGQALANALAALRHGVTTVDASAGGLGGCPYAKSATGNLATEDLVWMLNGLGVSTGVDLGLLTATSVWMAGHLGRPSPSRTLRALSHQEP from the coding sequence ATGAGCACGGGACTTCCCATGACCGTCCCCGACCCCTCGCTCCCCGCGCGCGTGCGCATCCACGAGGTCGGCCCCCGGGACGGCCTGCAGAACGAGAAGACGGTCGTCCCGACCGAGGTCAAGGCCGAGTTCGTCCACCGCCTCGCCGCCGCCGGCCTGGACACCGTGGAGGCGACCAGCTTCGTGCACCCGAAGTGGGTGCCCCAGCTGGCCGACGCCGAGCAGCTGATGCCGATGCTCGGCGACGTGCCGGCCCGGCTCCCCGTGCTCGTCCCCAACCAGCGCGGCCTGGACCGCGCCCTCGCGCTCGGCGCCCGCGAGATCGCCGTCTTCGGCAGCGCCACCGAGGCGTTCGCCAAGGCCAACCTCAACCGCACGGTGGACGAGTCGCTGGCCATGTTCGCCCCCGTCGTGGCGGCCGCGCGGGAGGCCGGCGCGCGCGTGCGCGGCTACCTCTCCATGTGCTTCGGCGATCCCTGGGAGGGCGCCGTCCCCATCGAGCAGACGGTCCGCGTCAGCCGCCGCCTGTTCGACCTCGGCTGCGACGAGCTGAGCCTGGGCGACACCATCGGCGTCGCCACGCCGGGCCACGTCACCGCGCTGCTGACCGCGCTCAACGAGGCGGGCGTGCCGACCGGCCGGCTGGCCGTGCACTTCCACGACACCTACGGCCAGGCCCTCGCCAACGCCCTCGCCGCGCTGCGGCACGGCGTGACCACCGTCGACGCCTCCGCCGGCGGCCTCGGCGGCTGCCCGTACGCGAAGAGCGCCACCGGCAACCTCGCCACCGAAGACCTCGTCTGGATGCTCAACGGCCTCGGTGTCTCCACCGGGGTCGACCTCGGCCTCCTCACCGCCACCAGCGTGTGGATGGCCGGCCACCTGGGCCGACCCAGCCCGTCCCGCACCCTTCGCGCCCTCTCCCACCAGGAGCCGTAG
- a CDS encoding carboxyl transferase domain-containing protein, with product MQQAPVLGSAVDPASDAWRANEAAHRELVARLREKLAAARLGGGEKARARHTARGKLLPRDRVDALLDPGSPFLEIAPLAADGLYGGAAPAAGVIAGIGRVSGRETVVVANDATVKGGTYYPLTVKKHLRAQEIALENRLPCLYLVDSGGAFLPMQDEVFPDRDHFGRIFYNQARMSGAGIPQIAAVLGSCTAGGAYVPAMSDEAVIVRGQGTIFLGGPPLVKAATGEVVTAEELGGGEVHSKVSGVTDHLAENDEHALRIVRTIVSTLPARGELPWSVEPVEEPAADPAGLYGAVPVDSRTPYDVREVIARVVDGSRFAEFKAEFGQTLVTGFARIHGHPVGVIANNGILFSESAQKGAHFIELCDQRGIPLVFLQNISGFMVGRQYEAGGIAKHGAKMVTAVACARVPKLTVVIGGSYGAGNYSMCGRAYSPRFLWMWPNAKISVMGGEQAASVLATVKRDQLEARGEEWGVEDEEAFRAPVREQYETQGSAYYATARLWDDGVIDPLETRQVLGLALTACANAPLGEPGYGVFRM from the coding sequence ATGCAGCAGGCACCGGTGCTGGGGAGCGCCGTGGATCCGGCGTCCGACGCCTGGCGGGCCAACGAGGCCGCGCACCGCGAGCTGGTGGCGCGGTTGCGCGAGAAGCTCGCCGCCGCGCGCCTGGGCGGGGGCGAGAAGGCGCGCGCCCGGCACACCGCGCGCGGGAAGCTGCTGCCGCGCGACCGCGTGGACGCCCTCCTGGACCCCGGGTCACCGTTCCTGGAGATCGCACCCCTGGCGGCCGACGGCCTGTACGGCGGGGCCGCCCCGGCCGCCGGCGTCATCGCCGGCATCGGGCGGGTGTCCGGCCGCGAGACCGTCGTCGTCGCCAACGACGCCACGGTCAAGGGCGGCACGTATTACCCCCTGACCGTCAAGAAGCACCTGCGCGCCCAGGAGATCGCCCTGGAGAACAGGCTCCCCTGCCTGTACCTGGTCGACTCCGGCGGCGCCTTCCTGCCGATGCAGGACGAGGTCTTCCCCGACCGCGACCACTTCGGCCGGATCTTCTACAACCAGGCGCGTATGTCCGGCGCCGGCATCCCGCAGATCGCGGCCGTCCTCGGCTCCTGCACGGCCGGCGGCGCCTACGTGCCGGCCATGAGCGACGAGGCGGTGATCGTCCGCGGGCAGGGCACGATCTTCCTGGGCGGCCCGCCGCTGGTGAAGGCCGCGACCGGTGAGGTCGTCACGGCCGAGGAACTGGGCGGCGGCGAGGTCCACTCGAAGGTGTCGGGCGTCACCGACCACCTCGCCGAGAACGACGAGCACGCCCTGCGGATCGTCCGCACCATCGTCTCCACGCTTCCCGCGCGCGGCGAGCTGCCGTGGTCCGTGGAGCCGGTGGAGGAGCCCGCGGCCGACCCGGCGGGCCTCTACGGCGCGGTCCCGGTCGACTCCCGGACGCCGTACGACGTGCGCGAGGTCATCGCCCGCGTCGTCGACGGGTCACGCTTCGCCGAGTTCAAGGCGGAGTTCGGGCAGACCCTGGTGACCGGTTTCGCCCGGATCCACGGCCACCCGGTTGGTGTCATCGCCAACAACGGCATCCTCTTCTCCGAGTCCGCCCAGAAGGGCGCGCACTTCATCGAGCTGTGCGACCAGCGCGGCATCCCCCTGGTCTTCCTCCAGAACATCTCCGGCTTCATGGTCGGCAGGCAGTACGAGGCGGGCGGCATCGCCAAGCACGGCGCCAAGATGGTGACGGCCGTGGCGTGCGCGCGCGTGCCCAAGCTGACGGTCGTCATAGGCGGCTCCTACGGCGCCGGCAACTACTCGATGTGCGGACGGGCCTACTCCCCCCGCTTCCTGTGGATGTGGCCCAACGCCAAGATCTCGGTGATGGGCGGCGAGCAGGCCGCCTCGGTGCTCGCGACCGTCAAGCGCGACCAGCTCGAAGCGCGCGGCGAGGAGTGGGGCGTGGAGGACGAGGAGGCCTTCCGCGCCCCCGTCCGCGAGCAGTACGAGACGCAGGGCAGCGCCTATTACGCGACGGCGCGGCTGTGGGACGACGGCGTCATCGACCCCCTGGAGACCCGGCAGGTGCTGGGTCTGGCCCTGACCGCGTGTGCCAACGCGCCGTTGGGCGAGCCCGGCTACGGCGTCTTCCGGATGTGA
- a CDS encoding phosphatase gives MPIPPSRTELIDHLVRTRIAGNVATPRENNLDHYRRLSQGDRNFWFGLELGDRWTDEQDVLAVMAERCGVSDDLGHRAGQDTIDPGLTVAALERAAAFLRKAAEGGQRVLFATGHPGGLLDVHRATAAALRTAGCEIVSIPSGLRADEGSVYQVADVAVYERGATLWHTHSPAPMAAILDGLAALGRPLPDLVVADHGWAGCAAQRGIDAVGYADSNDPALFLAEAEGTLQVTVPLDDHVADPRFYEPMTAYLLDAAGLAVTA, from the coding sequence ATGCCGATACCACCCAGCCGTACCGAACTGATCGATCACCTCGTCCGTACGCGCATCGCGGGGAATGTCGCCACTCCCCGCGAGAACAACCTCGACCACTACCGCAGGCTCTCCCAGGGGGACCGGAACTTCTGGTTCGGCCTGGAGCTCGGCGACCGCTGGACGGACGAGCAGGACGTCCTGGCCGTCATGGCCGAGCGCTGCGGTGTCAGTGACGACCTCGGCCACCGCGCGGGGCAGGACACGATCGACCCCGGCCTGACGGTGGCGGCGCTGGAGCGGGCCGCCGCCTTCCTGCGCAAGGCGGCCGAGGGCGGGCAGCGGGTGCTGTTCGCGACCGGGCACCCGGGGGGCCTGCTGGACGTGCACCGTGCGACGGCGGCAGCTCTGCGGACGGCGGGATGCGAGATCGTCTCCATCCCCAGCGGGCTGCGCGCCGACGAGGGCTCGGTCTACCAGGTGGCGGACGTGGCCGTGTACGAGCGCGGGGCGACGCTGTGGCACACCCACTCCCCCGCCCCCATGGCCGCGATCCTCGACGGCCTGGCGGCCCTGGGCCGCCCGCTGCCGGACCTCGTGGTGGCCGACCACGGCTGGGCGGGCTGCGCGGCGCAGCGCGGCATCGACGCCGTGGGCTACGCGGACTCCAACGACCCCGCGCTCTTCCTCGCCGAGGCCGAGGGCACGCTCCAGGTGACGGTGCCGCTGGACGACCACGTCGCCGACCCGCGCTTCTACGAACCGATGACGGCGTATCTGCTGGACGCGGCGGGACTGGCGGTCACGGCCTAG
- a CDS encoding TetR/AcrR family transcriptional regulator: MKDAPSRPRTASAPTRREQILGEAARLFAERGFHGVGVDEIGAAVGISGPGLYRHFAGKDAMLAELLVGISGRLFAGGRQRVAEAAGAGGGPAAVLDSLIDGHIDFALDDRALITLHDRELGQLRDSDRKLVRSLQRQYVELWVDVVRQLYPGAAEAEARAAVHAVFGLLNSTPHLGRPGALPGRDATAALLRRLALGALAALSG; encoded by the coding sequence GTGAAAGACGCACCGTCCCGTCCCCGGACCGCCTCCGCCCCCACCCGCCGCGAGCAGATCCTGGGCGAGGCCGCCCGGCTCTTCGCCGAGCGCGGCTTCCACGGCGTGGGGGTGGACGAGATAGGGGCCGCGGTCGGCATCAGCGGCCCCGGCCTCTACCGCCACTTCGCCGGCAAGGACGCGATGCTGGCCGAGCTGCTGGTGGGCATCAGCGGGCGGCTCTTCGCCGGTGGCCGGCAGCGCGTCGCCGAGGCCGCCGGGGCGGGTGGCGGCCCGGCCGCCGTGCTCGACTCGCTCATCGACGGCCACATCGACTTCGCCCTCGACGACCGCGCGCTGATCACCCTCCACGACCGCGAGCTGGGCCAGCTGCGCGACAGCGACCGCAAGCTGGTGCGCTCCCTCCAGCGCCAGTACGTCGAGCTGTGGGTCGACGTCGTGCGCCAGCTGTACCCGGGCGCCGCGGAGGCCGAGGCCCGGGCGGCCGTCCACGCCGTCTTCGGGCTGCTCAACTCCACCCCGCACCTCGGCCGCCCCGGCGCCCTGCCCGGCCGCGACGCCACGGCGGCCCTGCTGCGCCGGCTGGCCCTGGGCGCCCTGGCGGCCCTGTCCGGCTGA